The following are encoded in a window of Flavobacterium psychrotrophum genomic DNA:
- a CDS encoding acetyl-CoA carboxylase carboxyltransferase subunit alpha produces the protein MEYLDFELPIKELEEQLDKCTIIGQESDVDVSNTCKQIEKKLEETKKKIYKNLTAWQRVQLSRHPSRPYTMDYIKALAGDTWLELFGDRSFKDDKAMVGGLAKIDGQSFMIIGQQKGFNTKTRQYRNFGMANPEGYRKALRLMKMAEKFGIPVVTFVDTPGAYPGLEAEERGQGEAIARNIFEMCRLKTPVITVIVGEGASGGALGIGVGDKVYMLENTWYSVISPESCSSILWRSWEYKEQAADALKLTSYDMKKNHLIDEIIPEPLGGAHYDRETTFKSVEQYITKAYNELKDLSTADLVAQRMDKYCNMGEFKD, from the coding sequence GGCCAGGAGAGCGATGTAGACGTTTCTAATACCTGCAAACAGATCGAGAAAAAACTCGAAGAAACCAAGAAGAAAATATATAAGAACCTTACCGCATGGCAGCGTGTACAGTTATCGCGCCACCCAAGCCGTCCTTATACAATGGATTACATAAAGGCACTGGCAGGCGATACCTGGCTGGAGCTTTTTGGCGATCGTTCTTTTAAAGACGATAAAGCTATGGTAGGCGGGCTAGCAAAAATCGACGGGCAAAGCTTTATGATCATTGGCCAGCAAAAAGGTTTTAATACTAAAACAAGGCAATACCGCAACTTTGGTATGGCAAACCCTGAGGGGTACCGCAAGGCTTTAAGGCTAATGAAAATGGCTGAGAAGTTTGGCATACCTGTTGTAACCTTTGTAGATACTCCGGGTGCATACCCAGGGCTTGAAGCTGAGGAACGCGGACAGGGAGAGGCTATCGCAAGAAATATTTTTGAGATGTGCCGCCTTAAAACACCTGTTATTACCGTTATAGTAGGAGAAGGCGCATCAGGAGGTGCATTAGGCATAGGTGTAGGCGATAAAGTATACATGCTTGAAAACACCTGGTACTCTGTAATATCGCCTGAATCGTGTTCTTCGATTTTATGGAGAAGCTGGGAATATAAAGAGCAGGCAGCCGATGCGCTGAAGCTTACCAGCTACGACATGAAAAAAAATCACCTTATAGATGAGATTATTCCTGAACCTCTGGGCGGTGCCCACTACGACAGGGAAACCACATTTAAATCGGTAGAGCAATACATTACTAAAGCATACAATGAGCTGAAAGACTTATCAACAGCTGATTTAGTAGCGCAAAGGATGGATAAATACTGTAACATGGGCGAATTCAAGGACTAA
- the dnaB gene encoding replicative DNA helicase gives MENAKEYTSKKFDKSKLITLEAGKIQPQALDLEEAVLGAMMIDKRGVDEVIDILQPDAFYDQRHNYIYEAIVQLFNDTQPIDLLTVSAQLRKTAKLEQAGGDFYLIQLTQKISSSAHIEFHSRIILQKFIQRSLIRISAEIAEEAYDETTDVFDLLDKAESKLYEVTQGNIKRSSETAQSLVMQAKKRIEEIAGKEGLSGVATGFHELDKLTSGWQPSDLIIIAARPGMGKTAFVLSMARNIAITYGHGVAVFSLEMASVQLITRLISSETGLSSEKLRTGKLEKHEWEQLSIKVKDLEKAPLYIDDTPSLSIFDLRAKARRLHSQYGIRMIIIDYLQLMTAGGNGKNGGNREQEISTISRNLKALAKELNVPVIALSQLSRAVETRGSSKRPLLSDLRESGAIEQDADIVSFIYRPEYYKIEEWDDDEQSPTAGQAEFIVAKHRNGGLENIRLKFIGNLGKFDNLDDFSSPFDELPSSMNSNNDFITKNLPSANDAFGSNMNSSRGVQDDDDVPF, from the coding sequence ATGGAAAACGCTAAGGAATACACTTCCAAAAAATTTGATAAATCAAAACTGATAACCCTTGAGGCCGGAAAAATCCAGCCCCAGGCTCTTGATTTAGAAGAAGCTGTATTAGGAGCTATGATGATTGATAAAAGAGGGGTAGATGAAGTAATTGACATTTTACAACCCGATGCTTTTTATGACCAGCGCCATAATTACATCTATGAAGCCATTGTACAGCTATTTAATGATACACAGCCCATAGACCTTTTAACCGTTTCTGCACAGCTTAGAAAAACTGCCAAGCTGGAACAGGCCGGCGGCGACTTTTACCTGATACAGCTTACGCAAAAAATATCATCGTCAGCACACATTGAGTTTCACTCGCGCATTATCCTGCAAAAGTTTATACAGCGCAGCCTTATACGAATCTCTGCCGAAATTGCCGAAGAAGCTTATGATGAGACTACCGATGTTTTTGACCTTTTAGATAAAGCAGAAAGTAAACTATATGAAGTTACCCAGGGCAACATAAAACGTAGTTCTGAAACGGCACAGAGCCTTGTAATGCAGGCTAAAAAACGTATTGAAGAGATTGCAGGTAAAGAAGGCCTTTCTGGTGTGGCAACAGGTTTCCACGAGCTTGATAAACTTACCAGTGGCTGGCAACCGAGCGACCTTATTATTATAGCGGCAAGGCCGGGTATGGGTAAAACGGCGTTTGTACTTTCTATGGCGCGCAACATAGCCATTACTTACGGGCATGGTGTAGCGGTATTCTCTCTGGAGATGGCATCGGTACAGCTTATTACCCGTTTGATATCGAGCGAAACCGGATTATCGTCTGAAAAACTGCGTACCGGTAAACTCGAAAAACATGAGTGGGAACAGCTTAGCATCAAGGTAAAAGATCTTGAAAAAGCACCGCTATATATTGATGACACCCCTTCCCTATCTATATTTGACCTTAGGGCGAAGGCACGAAGGCTGCATTCGCAATACGGCATCAGGATGATTATAATTGACTACCTGCAGCTAATGACTGCCGGTGGTAATGGTAAAAATGGTGGTAACCGTGAACAGGAAATCTCAACCATTTCCCGAAATCTTAAGGCACTGGCAAAAGAACTTAACGTTCCGGTAATTGCGCTGTCGCAGCTATCCCGTGCTGTTGAAACCCGTGGTAGCAGCAAACGCCCGCTACTATCTGACCTTAGGGAATCTGGTGCGATCGAGCAGGATGCAGATATCGTATCGTTCATCTACCGCCCCGAATATTATAAGATTGAAGAGTGGGATGATGATGAGCAATCGCCTACGGCAGGCCAGGCTGAATTTATCGTAGCCAAACACCGTAACGGTGGCCTTGAAAACATCCGCCTTAAATTTATTGGTAACCTGGGTAAGTTTGATAACCTGGACGATTTTAGCTCGCCGTTTGACGAACTGCCATCGAGCATGAACAGTAATAATGATTTCATCACTAAAAACCTGCCGTCTGCTAATGATGCGTTTGGCAGCAATATGAACAGCAGCCGAGGTGTACAGGATGACGATGATGTACCATTCTAA
- a CDS encoding type II toxin-antitoxin system RelE/ParE family toxin, whose amino-acid sequence MKVKILESFTIKFNKQLIFIAEDKPSAAKKFRTDLLFELKSLSVMPFKNRQSIYFNDDNIRDHSFKGYVIIYRINEEQNQIEVFGFIKYTNKP is encoded by the coding sequence ATGAAGGTTAAAATTCTAGAATCTTTTACAATAAAATTTAATAAACAGCTAATATTTATTGCTGAAGACAAACCTTCAGCGGCTAAAAAGTTTAGAACTGATTTATTATTTGAATTAAAGTCATTATCAGTAATGCCTTTTAAAAACAGACAGTCAATTTACTTTAATGATGATAACATACGCGACCATAGTTTTAAAGGCTATGTGATCATCTACAGAATTAATGAAGAACAAAACCAAATTGAAGTATTCGGTTTTATCAAATATACCAACAAACCCTAA